The following coding sequences are from one Deinococcus misasensis DSM 22328 window:
- a CDS encoding nuclear transport factor 2 family protein — MDEVLQSPDRQMIENLLQVYFDGLYTSDPQKLSEVFHPQAHYITPSQGDFLQLSLQQYLQRVSQRTSLEGTGFIRTDRIERIEQLSEDTALAVVTCSLPGRRFKDLLALAKTEGRWTIVSKVFHWDPLPESERMNP, encoded by the coding sequence ATGGATGAAGTTTTGCAAAGCCCAGATCGGCAGATGATCGAAAATCTGCTTCAGGTGTATTTTGACGGTCTTTACACCTCTGACCCCCAGAAACTTTCTGAAGTCTTCCATCCCCAGGCACACTACATCACCCCATCTCAGGGAGACTTCTTGCAGCTCAGCTTGCAACAGTATTTGCAACGCGTTTCTCAGCGCACCTCGCTGGAAGGCACAGGATTCATTCGCACCGACCGCATTGAACGCATCGAACAGCTCAGCGAGGACACCGCTCTGGCGGTGGTGACCTGCTCCCTTCCCGGACGGCGTTTCAAAGACCTGCTGGCCCTGGCGAAAACCGAAGGACGCTGGACCATTGTCTCCAAAGTGTTCCACTGGGATCCCCTCCCGGAATCAGAAAGGATGAACCCATGA
- a CDS encoding alpha/beta hydrolase — protein MNSNWTPYLKQEGSTATGHLLTFKNHHSPELDNHRDITVCLPPRYETHPDRRYPVLYMHDGQNLFDDLSSYSGEWQVDESLERLAQEGLEIIVVGIPNLAGQRDNEYNFHKHSVRGGGKAPLYIQYLANTLKPLIDQDFRTLSDRDHTGLMGSSMGGLISLYGFFSRPDVFALAGVLSPAFWLTEGEYVPWLSNVIHHPGRIYMDVGDQETAEIPWIQEAYVKDAHYTEKRLRELGYREELQFQLFEGAIHHESEWAKRFPLAVKHLYKQ, from the coding sequence ATGAATTCAAACTGGACCCCATACCTCAAGCAGGAAGGCAGCACTGCTACAGGCCACCTGCTGACCTTCAAAAACCACCACAGCCCTGAACTGGACAACCACCGGGACATCACCGTTTGTCTTCCACCCCGTTACGAAACCCATCCAGACCGCCGTTATCCGGTCCTTTACATGCACGACGGTCAGAACCTCTTTGATGACCTTTCCTCCTACTCGGGCGAATGGCAGGTGGATGAAAGTCTGGAAAGGCTCGCACAGGAAGGGCTGGAAATCATTGTGGTGGGCATCCCCAACCTCGCTGGTCAGCGCGACAATGAATACAATTTTCACAAGCACAGTGTCAGGGGAGGAGGCAAAGCCCCCCTTTACATCCAGTACCTCGCAAACACCCTCAAACCCCTGATCGATCAGGACTTTCGCACCCTGTCAGACCGTGATCACACTGGACTGATGGGATCCAGCATGGGAGGTCTGATCAGCCTGTACGGCTTTTTCAGCAGACCCGACGTTTTTGCTCTGGCAGGGGTGCTCAGTCCAGCGTTCTGGCTCACAGAAGGGGAGTACGTCCCATGGCTCTCGAACGTCATCCACCACCCGGGCCGGATCTACATGGACGTGGGAGACCAGGAAACCGCCGAAATTCCATGGATCCAGGAAGCTTACGTGAAAGATGCCCATTACACCGAAAAACGGCTCAGAGAACTCGGGTACCGTGAAGAACTGCAATTTCAGTTGTTTGAAGGGGCCATTCACCACGAGTCAGAGTGGGCAAAGCGGTTTCCTCTGGCGGTCAAACACTTATATAAACAATAA
- a CDS encoding LysR family transcriptional regulator: protein MLLSQVQVFLMVLETGSFTEAAFRLNVAQSSVSHSLSKLEKQLGVKLLQRDRSGVRLTPQGEALLPYFRSIAHGVAQLQLAARQQQGEVSGKVKIGSFPSTSCRILPRAISALKQQHPQVEVLIFEGTSSEVERWLDNHTVDLAFVELPTHSHFQLKAVFQDQLRLIVPHGHPLDVEGEILLSQISPYPYVLSKFGCEPLIRQAFMQQGLTLDVVYEVRDLTTLMALVEENIGVSLVPELLIPHSTAALASVPVRPVIQREVALAHHPEVVQTPQSRALAEQIFRVKPG, encoded by the coding sequence ATGCTCTTGTCACAGGTCCAGGTGTTTTTGATGGTGCTGGAAACGGGAAGTTTCACTGAGGCGGCTTTCCGGTTGAATGTGGCCCAGTCTTCGGTCAGCCACAGCCTCTCCAAACTGGAAAAACAACTCGGGGTGAAGCTGCTTCAGCGGGACCGCTCCGGGGTGCGCCTCACCCCTCAAGGAGAGGCCCTGCTGCCGTATTTTCGCAGCATTGCCCACGGGGTCGCTCAGCTTCAACTTGCAGCGCGCCAGCAGCAAGGTGAGGTATCAGGCAAGGTGAAGATTGGAAGTTTTCCCAGCACGTCCTGCCGGATTCTGCCCAGAGCGATCAGTGCCCTCAAACAACAGCACCCTCAGGTGGAGGTGCTCATTTTTGAAGGCACCTCCAGTGAAGTGGAACGCTGGCTGGACAACCACACGGTGGATCTGGCCTTTGTTGAACTGCCCACCCATTCCCACTTTCAGCTCAAGGCTGTCTTTCAAGACCAACTGAGGTTGATTGTGCCCCACGGTCACCCGCTGGATGTTGAAGGAGAAATCTTGCTGTCCCAGATTTCTCCTTACCCCTATGTGCTCTCCAAGTTTGGCTGTGAGCCCTTGATCCGTCAGGCTTTCATGCAACAAGGGTTGACCCTTGATGTGGTTTACGAAGTCCGAGACCTCACCACTTTGATGGCTCTGGTGGAAGAAAACATTGGGGTGAGTCTGGTGCCTGAACTGCTGATTCCCCACTCCACTGCTGCGCTGGCAAGTGTGCCTGTGCGGCCGGTGATTCAGCGTGAAGTTGCGCTGGCCCACCATCCGGAGGTGGTGCAAACCCCCCAGAGCAGGGCACTGGCAGAGCAGATTTTTCGTGTGAAACCAGGCTGA
- a CDS encoding ABC transporter permease, producing the protein MNVRWKKILGDVRALQGRMVLMVLALTLGLFGMGTILTAYTVLMREVSVNYLSTRPASAQLELDRVDALLVQKAARQPGIQHAEASSTFTARVQAKDGRWFPVLLFVVPDFEGLTLNRFRPETGQWPPKTGSMLLEREALKLLNAVNGDTFTLDTPRAGKRKLQVSGTVHDPGLAPAWQEQTVYGYITPQTLQTLGEKAELHLLKVEVQDASQTETTIAGLGRWLKSQGRTVHEVRIPPARKHPHQGQMNAVLVMFLIFSGLAFLLSGILTATLIAGLLSQQIRQIGIMKSIGANTRQIAGLYLTLVAGLGLVAVLVGLPLGTLAGQGFAEVVASLLNFDLNSKAVPLWAVLLEGGVGLVLPVLLALVPILGATRTTVLRALSDHGVKPDARGPLWVEWLLQNLPNLDRTLLLSIRNAFRKKGRILLTLTLLAAAGGMFLTSLNVKAAWERNLADAALDRKHDLELRLQDFASEQQVLQVLQGTPGVKTAEAWSVLPAAVGRKDGLSVVRTYPDGGHGSLSVRSVLAASQLVRLKVLEGRWLKAGDTGVVLNHNARAFFPEVQVGETLRMTVEGKPVTLKLLGVVREIVSPAAAYVLPDTFSGILGTSGKANAFRIARLAGASPQVPAEIEKRLRQAGIPLKAGVSEEMLDDAVSGHVYILIVALMLMAMVMAVVGVLGLAASMGANVVERTREFGIMRAVGGTSRTIVRNVTSEGLFLAGLSFVFAVLTSLPLSYGVGALVGMMSFRFPLPLTVSLWAAVLWLLLVTFGAFVASVIPATGAAKLTVRETLSYQ; encoded by the coding sequence AACTGGACCGGGTGGACGCCCTGCTGGTGCAAAAAGCCGCCCGGCAACCCGGCATCCAGCATGCGGAGGCCAGCAGCACCTTCACGGCCCGAGTGCAGGCCAAGGATGGCCGCTGGTTTCCGGTGCTGCTTTTCGTGGTGCCCGATTTTGAGGGGCTCACCCTGAACCGTTTTCGTCCAGAAACCGGCCAGTGGCCCCCCAAGACGGGCAGCATGCTCTTGGAGCGCGAAGCCCTCAAACTCCTGAATGCCGTGAACGGGGACACCTTCACCCTCGACACGCCCCGAGCAGGAAAACGCAAGCTGCAGGTTTCTGGCACCGTGCATGATCCGGGTCTCGCACCAGCGTGGCAGGAACAAACCGTGTACGGCTACATCACCCCCCAGACCCTCCAGACCCTCGGGGAGAAAGCAGAACTTCACCTGCTGAAAGTGGAGGTTCAGGACGCCAGCCAAACAGAAACCACCATTGCAGGACTGGGCCGTTGGCTGAAAAGCCAGGGACGCACGGTGCATGAGGTACGCATCCCACCTGCCCGCAAACATCCCCATCAGGGCCAGATGAATGCAGTGCTGGTGATGTTCCTGATCTTCAGCGGACTGGCCTTCTTGCTTTCAGGCATCCTCACCGCGACGTTGATTGCAGGGCTGCTCTCCCAGCAGATCCGACAGATTGGGATCATGAAAAGCATCGGGGCCAACACCCGCCAGATTGCCGGGCTTTACCTCACCCTCGTGGCAGGGCTGGGTCTGGTGGCAGTGCTGGTGGGGCTCCCTCTGGGCACCCTCGCTGGTCAGGGTTTTGCCGAGGTGGTGGCGTCCCTGTTGAACTTTGACCTGAACTCCAAAGCGGTGCCCCTGTGGGCGGTGCTGCTCGAAGGGGGGGTGGGCCTCGTGCTTCCGGTGCTCCTCGCCCTCGTTCCCATCCTTGGGGCCACCCGCACCACGGTGCTCAGGGCCCTCTCGGACCATGGGGTGAAACCCGATGCCCGGGGACCCCTCTGGGTGGAGTGGTTGCTGCAGAACCTGCCCAACCTGGACCGCACGTTGCTCTTGTCCATCCGCAACGCGTTTCGCAAAAAGGGCCGCATACTGCTCACCCTGACTTTGCTGGCAGCCGCCGGAGGGATGTTCCTGACCAGCCTGAATGTCAAGGCTGCATGGGAAAGAAACCTCGCTGACGCCGCTCTGGACCGCAAGCATGACCTGGAGTTGCGCCTGCAGGACTTCGCGTCAGAGCAGCAGGTTTTGCAGGTGCTGCAAGGCACACCGGGCGTGAAAACCGCCGAAGCCTGGAGTGTGCTGCCCGCAGCGGTTGGCCGCAAAGACGGACTCAGTGTGGTGCGCACCTACCCTGATGGAGGGCACGGCAGCCTCAGTGTGCGCTCGGTTCTCGCAGCCAGTCAACTGGTGCGACTCAAGGTGCTGGAAGGCCGCTGGTTGAAAGCAGGTGACACCGGTGTGGTGCTCAACCACAACGCCAGAGCCTTCTTTCCAGAGGTTCAGGTGGGTGAAACCTTACGCATGACGGTGGAAGGGAAGCCTGTCACCCTGAAACTGCTGGGTGTGGTGCGGGAAATCGTGTCCCCTGCTGCGGCTTACGTTCTCCCGGACACCTTCTCTGGGATTCTGGGGACTTCCGGGAAAGCCAATGCCTTCAGGATTGCGCGTCTTGCTGGCGCTTCCCCGCAGGTGCCTGCCGAAATCGAAAAGAGGCTGAGACAGGCCGGAATTCCGCTGAAGGCTGGGGTGTCAGAAGAGATGCTGGATGATGCAGTAAGCGGACACGTGTACATCCTGATTGTGGCCCTGATGCTGATGGCCATGGTGATGGCCGTGGTGGGTGTGCTGGGACTGGCGGCCAGCATGGGAGCGAACGTGGTGGAACGCACCCGGGAGTTTGGCATCATGCGCGCCGTGGGGGGCACGTCCAGAACCATCGTGCGAAACGTGACGTCTGAAGGACTGTTCCTGGCAGGGCTCAGTTTCGTGTTCGCGGTGCTCACCTCCCTGCCGTTGTCCTACGGGGTGGGTGCACTGGTCGGCATGATGTCCTTCCGTTTCCCTTTGCCCCTCACGGTGTCCCTGTGGGCTGCTGTTTTGTGGCTGCTGCTGGTGACCTTTGGAGCCTTTGTGGCCAGTGTGATCCCGGCAACGGGTGCCGCAAAGCTGACGGTCCGTGAAACCCTCTCATACCAATAA
- a CDS encoding 4-oxalocrotonate tautomerase family protein has product MIHESPCFILLGKETAVQQVSFSRLICAPRPRCLILSAHSPPIPSCQDAAPKQHPSCICASQPVAGQSRKEPMPYVKIEITRENNTREQKLLLIAAVTQALQDILGKDPATTFVTIDEIDTDNWGIGGELVTDLRQRKAHG; this is encoded by the coding sequence TTGATTCATGAAAGTCCCTGTTTTATCCTGTTGGGGAAAGAAACAGCGGTTCAGCAGGTTTCTTTCAGCAGGCTGATCTGTGCGCCCAGACCCAGGTGCCTGATTCTTTCTGCCCACTCACCCCCCATTCCATCCTGTCAGGATGCTGCCCCAAAGCAGCACCCGTCTTGCATCTGTGCCAGTCAGCCTGTTGCTGGCCAGAGCAGAAAGGAACCCATGCCTTACGTGAAAATTGAGATCACCCGTGAGAACAACACCCGGGAGCAAAAGCTCCTCCTGATTGCGGCGGTCACCCAGGCCCTGCAGGACATCCTCGGCAAGGACCCTGCCACCACCTTCGTCACCATCGATGAAATCGACACCGACAACTGGGGCATCGGGGGCGAACTGGTGACCGACCTGCGCCAGCGAAAAGCCCATGGATGA
- a CDS encoding NAD(P)H-dependent oxidoreductase, with amino-acid sequence MKTLVLYAHPFETSFNHAVLEVVTRTLKAHQAEVAVRSLYQLNFQPIASTTDFAALAEGETSADVRDEQNWVLWADQLILIYPVWWTGMPAILKGYFDRVFTPGFAYRYEDGIKQRLLQGKQGLIFSTTGATREAYEKGMFEAMNRTLDEGIFAFSGIEVRDHHYMSNLPGSTAEEREKMLLDVEQKVAELIFPSSRSLTASGCF; translated from the coding sequence ATGAAAACCCTCGTACTCTATGCCCACCCCTTTGAAACCAGTTTCAACCACGCTGTGCTGGAAGTGGTGACCCGGACTTTGAAAGCCCACCAGGCAGAGGTGGCGGTGCGTTCCCTTTACCAATTGAACTTCCAGCCCATTGCCAGCACCACCGATTTTGCAGCTCTGGCAGAAGGAGAAACCAGTGCAGATGTCAGGGATGAACAGAACTGGGTGCTGTGGGCAGACCAACTCATCCTGATTTATCCAGTGTGGTGGACGGGCATGCCTGCCATCCTGAAAGGCTACTTTGACCGGGTGTTCACGCCAGGATTTGCTTACCGGTACGAAGACGGCATCAAACAACGTCTGCTGCAGGGCAAACAGGGGCTGATTTTCAGCACCACCGGAGCCACCCGTGAAGCCTACGAAAAAGGCATGTTTGAAGCCATGAACCGCACGCTGGATGAAGGCATCTTTGCGTTTTCTGGCATTGAAGTCAGGGACCACCACTACATGAGCAACCTGCCAGGCAGCACAGCAGAGGAACGAGAGAAGATGCTGCTGGACGTTGAGCAGAAGGTGGCCGAACTGATTTTTCCATCTTCCCGCTCTCTCACAGCTTCAGGATGCTTCTGA